In Oscillatoria acuminata PCC 6304, a single window of DNA contains:
- the fba gene encoding class II fructose-bisphosphate aldolase (catalyzes the reversible aldol condensation of dihydroxyacetonephosphate and glyceraldehyde 3-phosphate in the Calvin cycle, glycolysis, and/or gluconeogenesis): protein MALVPMRLMLDHAAENEYGIPAYNVNNMEQIQAIMQAADETNSPVILQASRGARKYAGENFLRHLILAAVETYPHIPIAMHQDHGNAPSTCYSAMRQGFTSVMMDGSLEADAKTPASYEYNVEVTREVVKVAHSIGVSVEGELGCLGSLETGMGEAEDGHGFEGKLSHDQLLTDPDQAVDFVEQTQVDALAVAIGTSHGAYKFTRKPTGEILAISRIEEIHRRLPNTHLVMHGSSSVPQDLIELINKYGGTIPETYGVPVEEIQKGIKCGVRKVNIDTDNRLAITAAVREALAQNTKEFDPRHFLKPSIKYMQKVCSDRYQAFGTAGNASKIKQVSLDDFAAKYAKGELDATIKKAVTA from the coding sequence ATGGCGCTTGTACCTATGCGGTTAATGCTGGATCATGCAGCAGAGAACGAGTACGGCATTCCGGCCTACAACGTCAACAACATGGAGCAGATCCAAGCGATCATGCAGGCTGCTGACGAAACCAACAGCCCCGTGATTCTGCAAGCATCTCGTGGTGCACGCAAATATGCAGGGGAAAACTTCCTCCGCCACTTGATCTTAGCCGCAGTGGAAACCTACCCCCACATCCCCATTGCCATGCACCAAGATCATGGCAACGCACCTTCCACCTGCTACTCTGCCATGCGTCAAGGGTTCACCAGCGTCATGATGGATGGCTCCTTGGAAGCAGATGCTAAAACCCCCGCCAGCTACGAGTACAACGTGGAAGTCACCCGCGAAGTCGTGAAAGTGGCTCACTCCATCGGCGTCAGCGTCGAAGGCGAACTCGGTTGCTTGGGTTCTTTGGAAACCGGCATGGGTGAAGCAGAAGATGGTCACGGGTTTGAAGGAAAACTCTCCCATGATCAACTGCTAACCGACCCCGATCAAGCTGTTGACTTTGTTGAGCAAACCCAAGTGGATGCTCTAGCAGTGGCGATCGGAACCAGCCACGGTGCCTACAAATTCACCCGTAAACCCACTGGGGAAATCTTAGCAATCAGCCGGATCGAAGAAATTCACCGCCGCTTGCCGAACACCCACCTGGTCATGCACGGTTCTTCCTCCGTACCCCAAGACTTGATCGAACTGATCAACAAATACGGTGGAACCATCCCCGAAACCTACGGCGTGCCCGTCGAAGAAATTCAAAAAGGAATCAAGTGCGGTGTTCGTAAAGTGAACATCGACACCGATAACCGTTTGGCAATCACTGCGGCAGTCCGTGAGGCCCTGGCCCAAAATACCAAGGAATTTGACCCCCGTCACTTCCTGAAACCCTCTATCAAATATATGCAAAAAGTCTGTTCCGATCGCTACCAAGCCTTTGGAACCGCCGGTAACGCCTCCAAGATCAAGCAAGTCAGTCTCGATGACTTCGCCGCCAAGTACGCCAAAGGCGAACTTGACGCCACCATCAAAAAGGCCGTCACCGCCTAA
- a CDS encoding class I SAM-dependent methyltransferase, with product MTVRKDTIFEQFLAPVVWLFVDEKAMQQVSRSIDWETEISRLRRPDLEYPDYYITQNFHGIEGGYLNRGAAVSYDPITQYALPPHEGWVRQGLIDEICTHPRRILDLGCGTGSTTIRLKQAFPDAEVIGLDLSPYMLVMAEYKAKQAGLEIRWVHGPGEQTGFASNSFDLVTASLLFHETPTEIAEAIAQESFRLLQPGGQFLILDGNQKTLRQTEWLTQIFEEPYIQEYAGGSVDAWMGAAGFGAVQTTEVWLLNQVTSGIKPLPQSPVASQKWTEQEESWVVAPS from the coding sequence ATGACCGTTCGTAAAGACACCATTTTTGAGCAGTTTTTAGCACCCGTCGTCTGGCTATTCGTCGATGAAAAGGCGATGCAGCAGGTGAGTCGTAGCATCGACTGGGAAACCGAGATCTCTCGCCTCAGACGGCCAGATTTGGAATATCCCGACTATTACATCACTCAAAATTTTCACGGTATTGAAGGCGGTTACCTCAATCGGGGTGCAGCCGTCAGTTATGACCCGATCACTCAGTACGCGCTTCCTCCCCATGAAGGTTGGGTCCGTCAAGGGTTAATTGATGAAATTTGCACCCATCCGCGCCGAATTCTGGACCTGGGTTGTGGCACGGGTTCGACAACGATCCGCCTTAAGCAAGCCTTTCCCGATGCTGAAGTGATCGGTTTGGATTTATCCCCCTATATGCTGGTGATGGCGGAATACAAGGCTAAACAAGCGGGTTTAGAGATTCGCTGGGTGCATGGCCCTGGGGAACAGACGGGATTTGCCAGCAATTCTTTCGATCTGGTGACGGCTTCGTTATTATTCCACGAGACCCCCACAGAAATCGCTGAGGCGATCGCCCAAGAAAGTTTCCGACTGCTACAACCTGGGGGGCAGTTTTTGATTTTGGATGGCAATCAAAAAACCCTACGCCAGACAGAGTGGCTGACCCAAATTTTTGAAGAACCTTATATTCAGGAGTATGCCGGTGGCAGTGTGGATGCCTGGATGGGTGCGGCAGGATTTGGGGCGGTACAGACAACCGAAGTTTGGTTACTCAATCAGGTAACCAGTGGGATCAAACCTTTGCCTCAATCCCCGGTGGCGTCACAGAAATGGACTGAACAAGAGGAGTCATGGGTTGTGGCTCCCAGCTAG
- a CDS encoding HEAT repeat domain-containing protein has product MLKTKILNYLNYLNDSDYIVEIVSSPGADETLIQLLHSEELETFALTCLFITDSVLMGFQNQICQEAWESQTKLAIVPELERLILSDNHFIRKQVIYTLGKICSYDSIPILLQAFHQFRDQDPILLPRLVGELFWLGVDHREDVIETMIASPRYLTRWAVLTILGELIYNSPDETDEIFLMKYKFCESLCDDSNFLVQAEANYEYQFLKLNLRWRQENLSKSEYKKQKKELQRLKPSLSFFQVSGPFDNYLYGNQLYHYSIEELETFVGQLVEETTFFRG; this is encoded by the coding sequence ATGCTAAAAACTAAAATTCTTAACTATCTGAACTATTTAAACGACTCAGATTATATCGTTGAAATTGTAAGCTCACCGGGGGCAGACGAGACTTTAATTCAGCTTCTTCACAGTGAAGAGTTAGAAACCTTTGCTTTAACTTGCCTGTTTATTACAGATTCTGTCCTAATGGGTTTTCAAAATCAGATTTGCCAAGAGGCTTGGGAAAGTCAGACCAAGTTGGCGATCGTTCCCGAATTAGAACGTCTTATCCTATCAGATAATCATTTCATCCGCAAACAAGTCATTTATACCCTCGGAAAGATATGCAGTTACGATAGCATCCCGATTTTACTCCAGGCTTTCCATCAATTCCGGGATCAAGACCCGATTCTGTTACCGAGACTGGTGGGAGAGTTATTTTGGCTAGGGGTCGATCATCGTGAGGATGTCATTGAGACGATGATCGCCAGTCCACGGTACCTAACAAGATGGGCAGTTTTGACAATCTTGGGGGAATTGATTTATAACTCTCCCGATGAAACTGATGAAATATTTTTAATGAAATACAAGTTTTGTGAATCTCTGTGTGATGATTCAAATTTTTTGGTACAAGCCGAGGCAAACTATGAGTATCAATTTCTAAAATTAAATCTTCGCTGGCGTCAAGAAAATTTGTCGAAGTCAGAATATAAAAAACAAAAAAAAGAGTTACAACGATTAAAGCCCAGTTTATCTTTTTTTCAGGTTTCTGGACCATTCGATAATTACCTCTATGGGAACCAGCTTTATCACTACTCTATAGAAGAGTTAGAAACCTTTGTGGGACAGTTGGTAGAAGAAACCACCTTTTTTAGAGGGTAA
- a CDS encoding HAD family hydrolase: protein MSLKAILFDFNGVIINDESIHEELINELLLAENLRPKKGEFWQICLGRSDRACIAELFALRGRFLTEEALSSLIARKAIAYQERLSTLNKLPIFMGVEDLIYKLRGAQLKLAVVSGALRSEVELVLNRANMAQYFSAIVAGDDIIASKPEPDGYLLAVERLNQQYPELNLTPRDCLAIEDTPAGIQAAQRAGIQVVGIANTYPFHMLQRQADWTVDYLRDVELDRLREFFQRCWSQPVPG from the coding sequence ATGAGTTTAAAAGCGATTTTATTTGATTTCAATGGGGTCATTATTAATGATGAGTCGATTCACGAGGAGCTAATCAACGAGTTACTGCTGGCGGAGAACTTGCGTCCGAAAAAGGGCGAGTTCTGGCAAATCTGTTTAGGACGTAGCGATCGCGCCTGTATTGCGGAGTTGTTTGCCCTGCGGGGACGGTTCCTGACGGAGGAGGCCCTGAGTTCCCTGATTGCTCGCAAGGCGATCGCCTATCAGGAACGACTCTCTACCCTGAATAAGCTGCCGATTTTTATGGGGGTGGAAGACTTGATTTATAAACTGCGCGGCGCTCAGTTAAAATTAGCGGTGGTCTCGGGTGCGTTGCGATCAGAGGTGGAACTGGTGTTAAATCGGGCAAATATGGCCCAATATTTCTCGGCGATCGTGGCGGGAGATGACATCATCGCCAGCAAACCGGAACCCGATGGCTATCTGCTGGCAGTGGAACGGTTGAATCAGCAATATCCGGAACTCAACTTGACCCCGAGAGATTGTTTGGCGATCGAAGATACTCCGGCAGGTATTCAGGCGGCTCAACGGGCGGGGATTCAGGTGGTTGGGATTGCCAATACTTACCCGTTTCATATGCTCCAACGACAGGCAGATTGGACGGTGGATTATCTACGGGATGTGGAACTCGATCGCCTCCGGGAGTTTTTTCAGCGCTGTTGGTCTCAACCTGTACCGGGTTAA
- a CDS encoding CapA family protein, translated as MTSFSTFAEPSMLDLARAGNFRAIAYLINSYLAPQGIYARVEPVQKGCLPIRLEINGLSQQPDFYQQLRSGLNKFICQQIWRLNSEVIDGVRIIATGANPLGNSDLLWQQSIRIVTPANQQRRNQHLQRLLDGVSRAAAWINYKVFRLFLVAGVSVSAFIMGSAIGYLQLRDQSQTNPIVSPQTASNPVNGVEERPKVVQAALETVPVIEHTDVINPNDPTVTLMMSGDVTLGHGFEDLIGSDYTWAFDQMPEYREADMAIVNLEGTLTTANTKLEKTFNFKADPSSVDVLTSGGVDIVNLANNHAMDYQGPGLQETLKTLEKAGIHAIGAGMEITEARRPKIIDVKGQRIAYFGYYTADYHAAAEGVPGTNHGMEQRIAEDIQAVRDEVDWIVVNFHWGVELANYPEIWQSELAYFTIDQGADVIVGHHPHVLQGAEIYKGRPIAYSLGNFIFGGNARSDYDTAVLKVSLREEQMKVEFLPVEVRKYQPKVVRGERGDRILEHIDLISGVFEEPMTSPMILDARQSKVVTSGNTVFDSQKAAEIESNPKEELPSEQDEAFNASPFTNELGEPLSFGEADKLSEVEPASPPQSKGTSRAVGIALAAAAAGGAIGVAGRNKKIKLPQFAKSLVSS; from the coding sequence ATGACCAGTTTCAGCACCTTTGCCGAACCCTCAATGCTCGACTTAGCACGGGCGGGAAATTTTCGGGCGATCGCCTACCTGATTAACTCATACCTGGCCCCCCAAGGCATTTATGCCCGGGTCGAACCCGTCCAAAAAGGGTGCCTGCCCATTCGTCTAGAAATCAATGGATTAAGCCAGCAACCAGATTTTTACCAGCAACTGCGTTCCGGTTTAAATAAGTTTATCTGTCAGCAAATCTGGCGGCTCAACTCGGAAGTCATTGATGGCGTTCGCATCATCGCCACAGGTGCTAACCCCCTCGGAAATTCTGACTTATTGTGGCAGCAGTCCATTCGTATTGTCACCCCAGCCAACCAGCAACGTAGAAATCAGCATTTACAGCGGCTGTTGGATGGGGTCTCCCGCGCCGCAGCTTGGATTAACTATAAAGTTTTTAGATTATTTTTAGTAGCGGGGGTCTCCGTCAGTGCCTTTATCATGGGCAGTGCGATCGGCTACTTGCAACTGCGGGACCAATCCCAAACCAACCCCATCGTTTCCCCCCAAACTGCCTCAAATCCGGTCAACGGGGTTGAGGAACGGCCCAAAGTGGTCCAAGCGGCCTTAGAAACCGTTCCAGTCATCGAACATACCGATGTCATCAACCCAAATGATCCCACGGTTACCCTGATGATGAGCGGAGATGTCACCCTCGGTCATGGATTTGAAGACCTGATCGGGAGTGACTATACCTGGGCCTTTGACCAAATGCCGGAATACCGCGAGGCAGATATGGCAATAGTCAACCTCGAAGGCACCTTGACCACCGCCAATACAAAACTAGAAAAAACCTTTAATTTTAAAGCCGACCCCTCCTCTGTGGATGTGCTCACCTCTGGGGGTGTGGATATCGTCAACCTAGCCAATAATCACGCGATGGACTACCAGGGTCCCGGACTCCAGGAAACTCTGAAAACCTTAGAAAAAGCCGGGATTCATGCGATCGGAGCCGGGATGGAGATTACAGAAGCCCGACGTCCTAAAATTATTGATGTGAAAGGGCAGCGAATTGCTTACTTTGGTTACTATACGGCGGATTATCATGCCGCAGCCGAAGGCGTACCGGGGACCAATCACGGCATGGAACAGCGGATTGCTGAGGATATTCAGGCCGTTCGGGATGAAGTAGACTGGATTGTAGTGAATTTTCACTGGGGTGTAGAACTGGCCAATTATCCGGAAATTTGGCAGAGCGAATTGGCCTATTTTACGATTGACCAAGGAGCCGATGTGATTGTGGGTCATCATCCTCATGTGTTGCAGGGGGCAGAAATTTATAAGGGACGGCCTATCGCTTACTCTCTGGGGAATTTTATTTTTGGAGGGAATGCTCGCAGCGATTATGATACCGCTGTCCTGAAAGTGTCCTTGCGAGAAGAACAAATGAAGGTGGAATTTTTACCCGTGGAGGTCCGGAAGTATCAACCCAAAGTAGTCAGAGGAGAAAGGGGCGATCGCATCCTAGAACATATCGACCTGATCTCTGGGGTTTTTGAAGAACCGATGACTTCCCCGATGATTCTGGATGCTCGTCAATCTAAAGTGGTGACTTCGGGAAATACCGTGTTTGACTCCCAAAAGGCGGCTGAGATTGAGTCTAATCCGAAAGAAGAGTTACCCAGTGAGCAAGATGAAGCCTTTAATGCCTCCCCCTTTACGAATGAGTTGGGTGAGCCTCTTTCTTTTGGAGAAGCTGATAAATTGAGCGAGGTTGAACCAGCTTCTCCACCTCAATCCAAGGGGACCTCTCGGGCTGTGGGGATAGCATTGGCTGCTGCAGCGGCAGGGGGTGCTATTGGAGTAGCCGGTCGGAACAAGAAAATCAAACTACCGCAGTTCGCCAAAAGCCTGGTTTCTAGCTAG
- a CDS encoding PPC domain-containing protein encodes MIKPKFVKAMAIALAVSGMMFAVTASHDAEAQALEALNPGRSTSGVINATRSRLVAEGNQQLLANDYSFEGQSGDQLKIWIESQGSLNVKLVLFDPFEERVLSQDNDTQLKQGVTLRLRSPGTYRLRVLAEDNTQGSYIIKIETTNPERSRQADLVMGDLNLTITPCGNPELAVIRIGTETRCTRDMQRGGEYLYNSTTGQIEPRQTEPQETVRDRVAREFGMRWVPCGGQGLAEIAIDGEAVCTRDYPEGKYTYNAIASRFDPVPVADRNLQQLQEWGLNRVACGTGVVSILMNGQEYCTQPTDWLNVGHYRFIPAENRLEPMNSPVWTTDQNRDPVPHQTGNGLVTIQGDGDMV; translated from the coding sequence ATGATCAAGCCTAAGTTTGTCAAAGCAATGGCGATCGCGCTGGCAGTGAGCGGGATGATGTTTGCGGTTACTGCGAGTCATGATGCAGAAGCCCAAGCCTTGGAAGCTCTAAATCCCGGGAGATCGACCTCCGGGGTGATCAATGCTACCCGATCGCGGTTAGTCGCGGAGGGAAACCAGCAATTATTAGCCAATGACTACAGCTTTGAAGGTCAATCTGGAGATCAACTGAAAATCTGGATTGAGTCTCAAGGGAGTTTGAATGTCAAGTTGGTCCTGTTTGACCCATTTGAGGAGCGGGTGTTGAGCCAGGACAACGATACTCAGCTCAAACAAGGCGTCACATTGCGCCTGCGGAGTCCTGGAACCTATCGCCTGCGGGTATTGGCGGAGGACAATACCCAAGGATCCTACATCATTAAAATCGAAACCACAAATCCCGAGCGATCGCGCCAAGCGGATTTAGTCATGGGAGACCTCAATCTTACCATCACTCCCTGTGGAAATCCCGAACTGGCGGTGATCAGAATTGGGACAGAAACCCGATGTACCCGAGATATGCAAAGAGGGGGAGAGTACCTCTACAATTCCACCACCGGACAGATCGAACCCAGACAGACTGAACCCCAAGAGACCGTAAGAGATCGAGTGGCGAGGGAGTTTGGGATGCGGTGGGTTCCCTGCGGGGGTCAGGGATTAGCGGAAATTGCGATTGACGGGGAAGCCGTTTGTACGAGGGACTACCCGGAAGGGAAATACACCTATAATGCGATCGCCAGTCGATTTGATCCCGTTCCAGTCGCCGATCGCAATTTGCAGCAACTTCAGGAGTGGGGTTTAAACCGTGTGGCCTGCGGAACCGGAGTCGTCTCTATTTTAATGAACGGCCAAGAATACTGCACCCAACCCACGGATTGGCTGAATGTTGGACATTACCGATTTATTCCCGCCGAAAATCGACTGGAACCGATGAATTCCCCGGTCTGGACAACAGATCAAAATCGCGATCCAGTGCCACATCAAACTGGAAACGGGCTGGTAACCATTCAGGGGGATGGGGATATGGTGTAA
- a CDS encoding galactose mutarotase, translated as MFAIAVKEEQYKTYILSDQPAQSRVEVVPERGGIITRWQVQGHDLLYLDAERFANPDLSVRGGIPILFPICGNLPNNTYSYQGKEYNLKQHGFARDLPWEVTEGVTKDLAGITLILNSSDRTRAVYPFDFELAFTYKLKGNSLEIDQRYTNTGDRPMPFSTGLHPYFWAPDKSKLQFKIPAVQYRDQITQTQHPFTGRFDLNVDEIDAAFTKITGLAATAIDHSRRLQVRLLFKASYSNVVFWTLKDKDFYCLEPWTAPRNALNTGLHLMNLQPGAKWETQVRLTVDFF; from the coding sequence GTGTTTGCGATCGCCGTGAAAGAAGAACAATACAAGACCTACATCCTCTCCGACCAACCCGCTCAATCCCGGGTCGAAGTCGTTCCCGAACGGGGTGGCATCATCACCCGTTGGCAAGTTCAAGGTCATGACCTCCTCTATCTGGATGCTGAACGCTTTGCCAACCCAGATTTAAGTGTCCGTGGCGGCATCCCCATTTTGTTTCCCATCTGTGGCAACTTGCCGAATAACACTTACAGCTATCAAGGGAAAGAGTACAATCTCAAACAACATGGGTTTGCCCGGGATTTACCTTGGGAAGTCACCGAGGGGGTGACCAAAGACTTGGCTGGCATTACCCTGATTCTCAACAGTAGCGATCGCACCCGTGCCGTTTATCCGTTTGACTTTGAACTGGCCTTTACCTATAAGCTGAAGGGGAATAGCCTGGAAATTGACCAACGCTACACCAACACCGGCGATCGGCCTATGCCCTTTTCTACCGGACTCCATCCGTACTTTTGGGCACCGGATAAGTCCAAACTCCAATTTAAGATTCCCGCCGTCCAATACCGCGACCAAATCACCCAAACCCAACATCCCTTCACCGGCAGATTTGACCTCAACGTAGACGAAATCGATGCCGCCTTTACCAAAATTACCGGACTCGCTGCCACGGCGATCGACCACAGTCGCCGCTTGCAAGTCCGGTTATTGTTTAAGGCCAGTTATTCTAACGTCGTCTTTTGGACCCTCAAAGACAAAGACTTCTACTGCCTCGAACCTTGGACCGCCCCCCGAAACGCCCTCAACACCGGGCTACACCTGATGAATCTGCAACCCGGAGCTAAGTGGGAAACCCAAGTTCGCCTCACCGTAGATTTTTTTTAA
- a CDS encoding peroxiredoxin encodes MSRRHFFRLFLPATLAFFAWFNWVPAAYSMGGKLPAIGEPAPEFILPTNTGNGNISLSDYRGQWVVLYFYPKDFTSGCTLEARRFQQDLPKYIDRNAQILGVSADSVDSHAEFCDSEGLRFPLLADTDGAVSKAYGSWMPPMSMRHSFMIDPEGILRETFLGVRPATHSVEVLARLDELLNSAS; translated from the coding sequence ATGTCCCGTCGCCATTTTTTCCGACTCTTTCTCCCTGCGACTCTCGCCTTCTTCGCCTGGTTCAACTGGGTCCCTGCTGCTTATTCTATGGGGGGTAAACTGCCTGCTATCGGCGAACCGGCACCCGAATTTATCCTGCCTACAAATACCGGCAATGGCAATATTTCCCTGTCTGACTATCGGGGACAGTGGGTGGTGTTGTATTTCTATCCGAAAGACTTTACCTCCGGTTGCACCTTAGAAGCGCGGCGCTTTCAACAGGATTTACCTAAATATATAGACAGAAATGCTCAAATCCTCGGGGTGAGTGCCGATTCGGTGGACTCTCATGCGGAATTCTGCGATTCCGAAGGGTTGCGATTTCCCCTATTAGCCGATACTGACGGTGCCGTGAGCAAAGCTTATGGGTCCTGGATGCCGCCCATGTCCATGCGGCATAGTTTTATGATTGACCCCGAGGGCATTTTGCGCGAAACCTTTCTCGGGGTGCGTCCCGCAACTCACAGCGTGGAGGTGTTAGCGCGGTTAGATGAGTTGCTCAACAGTGCCTCTTAA
- the tnpC gene encoding IS66 family transposase yields MDESITIGGIKIPRADWERTPESVKNVVRNIEQRIAAIEERLGLNASNSSIPPSKQPPIAKEKKQEKRPRRKRGGQKGHKGFTRHLYEPSECSEIIDHQPETCKHCQAPLTGEDAQPYRHQIVDIPPVAPVVTEHRLHALSCQCCGQTTRAELPNDINPSGYGERLQSLVALLSGAYRLSHNQVQTLMRDLWQVHLSTGTVNRIRQRVSQKLSQVVDEARAYIMKSGTAYVDETSWSQNNGDGNNPENASAWLWTAVSNNVAVYQVTLNRARSSAEALLGKNYTGLVVSDRYSVYNGWTVEQRQVCWAHLKRDFKRMAERSGVSKDIGEALLKQTKRLFHWWHRVRDGTLSTELFQAAMARLRQSVHHLLSEAASLCHSSREQTPLAKTARTCEQILKLEPALWTFVEVNAVEPTNNTAERAFPRAVIWRDLSYGSWSRSGSEFVERLLTVVTSLRFQERPVLEFLMQVLHSESVSLLPLPPE; encoded by the coding sequence ATGGACGAGAGCATAACCATAGGCGGCATCAAAATTCCTCGCGCGGACTGGGAAAGAACCCCAGAAAGCGTGAAAAATGTGGTGAGGAATATTGAGCAACGAATTGCCGCCATTGAAGAACGTCTGGGACTAAACGCCTCAAACAGTTCCATCCCGCCCTCCAAACAGCCTCCGATAGCCAAAGAAAAGAAGCAAGAGAAACGCCCTCGACGTAAGCGCGGAGGCCAAAAAGGACACAAAGGATTTACAAGACACTTATATGAGCCGAGTGAGTGCAGCGAGATTATCGACCATCAACCCGAGACCTGCAAGCATTGCCAAGCCCCTCTGACAGGAGAAGACGCACAGCCTTACCGCCATCAGATTGTGGACATTCCTCCGGTGGCTCCAGTGGTAACGGAACACCGACTTCACGCCTTAAGCTGCCAGTGTTGCGGTCAAACCACTCGGGCCGAGTTACCTAATGATATAAACCCCAGTGGTTATGGAGAGCGTCTGCAAAGTTTGGTCGCTCTGCTGAGTGGAGCTTATCGTCTGAGCCACAATCAAGTACAAACCCTAATGAGGGACTTGTGGCAAGTGCACCTGAGTACAGGAACAGTCAACCGCATCCGTCAACGAGTCAGTCAGAAACTCAGCCAAGTGGTGGATGAAGCCAGAGCTTACATCATGAAAAGTGGAACGGCTTACGTTGATGAAACCAGTTGGAGTCAAAACAATGGTGACGGCAATAATCCCGAGAACGCCTCGGCCTGGTTGTGGACTGCTGTCAGCAATAACGTGGCGGTCTATCAAGTGACCCTCAACCGTGCTCGTAGTAGTGCCGAAGCTTTATTAGGAAAGAACTACACAGGCCTAGTCGTTAGCGACCGTTATAGTGTCTACAATGGATGGACCGTTGAGCAACGACAAGTATGTTGGGCGCATTTAAAGCGCGATTTCAAACGGATGGCTGAACGCAGTGGGGTCTCCAAAGACATTGGTGAAGCTCTACTGAAACAGACTAAACGCCTGTTCCACTGGTGGCATCGAGTGCGGGATGGAACTTTATCCACAGAGTTGTTCCAAGCGGCTATGGCACGGCTACGTCAAAGCGTTCATCATCTGTTGAGTGAAGCGGCGAGCCTATGTCATTCCAGCCGAGAGCAAACGCCTTTGGCCAAAACCGCACGCACCTGCGAGCAAATTTTAAAGCTCGAACCGGCCTTGTGGACGTTTGTCGAGGTGAACGCCGTCGAGCCGACGAATAATACAGCCGAGCGCGCTTTCCCCCGGGCAGTCATTTGGCGTGACTTGAGTTATGGCTCCTGGTCTCGCTCGGGTAGCGAGTTTGTGGAACGTTTGCTGACGGTGGTCACATCTTTACGGTTTCAGGAACGCCCGGTGTTGGAGTTCTTGATGCAGGTTTTGCATTCTGAGTCGGTCTCTCTCCTCCCTCTACCCCCTGAATAG
- a CDS encoding COP23 domain-containing protein, with the protein MKSQLFAPVFATVLALASTVGFSTTTLARPDVGGGSSSNPSVGPSSGSQPPSTGGTTFSCLPQGGNYATVGQRAGGQGIPLIVWTAQGSSYFGDQYNPQNRCSIVSQKLNTAVSANGGRLQNLLLTHGMVNGETVICAIGTTGANSCNANNMLFTLKPENANRAGQILGQLLQISAGNTSAGVIYETGLNQTYVDLGEWEKNAMGSTQDNTHDHHQQQWNNPTNQDDPGL; encoded by the coding sequence ATGAAATCACAATTATTTGCACCAGTTTTCGCCACAGTTCTCGCCCTAGCAAGTACCGTAGGATTCAGTACAACCACCCTGGCACGTCCTGACGTCGGTGGGGGAAGTAGCTCCAATCCCAGCGTCGGTCCCAGTAGTGGCAGCCAACCCCCGAGCACTGGCGGCACGACCTTTAGCTGCCTTCCCCAAGGAGGTAACTATGCCACCGTCGGTCAACGTGCTGGGGGACAGGGTATTCCCTTGATCGTCTGGACTGCCCAGGGTTCCAGCTATTTCGGCGACCAATACAACCCCCAGAATCGTTGCAGTATCGTTTCCCAGAAATTAAATACCGCAGTCAGTGCCAATGGGGGTCGTCTGCAAAATCTGTTGTTGACTCACGGCATGGTCAATGGAGAGACTGTCATTTGTGCCATTGGGACCACCGGAGCGAACAGTTGTAATGCCAATAATATGCTCTTTACCCTGAAGCCGGAAAATGCCAACCGCGCCGGTCAAATTCTCGGACAGTTACTACAAATTAGCGCTGGCAATACGAGTGCGGGAGTGATCTACGAAACCGGCTTAAATCAAACATACGTGGATTTAGGCGAGTGGGAAAAGAATGCGATGGGATCGACCCAGGACAATACCCACGATCATCATCAGCAACAGTGGAATAATCCGACAAATCAGGATGATCCGGGTCTTTAA